One part of the Nitrosophilus kaiyonis genome encodes these proteins:
- a CDS encoding four helix bundle protein, which produces MAKEHKDLDVWNLSMELVEDIYKITLNFPKEELFGLTSQIKRSAISIPSNIAEGAARQSNKEFIQFLYIALGSLSELETQLILAQRLNFLVNENKILNKALRIKKMINGLIKYLKDKNNEK; this is translated from the coding sequence ATGGCAAAAGAACATAAAGATTTAGATGTATGGAATTTATCTATGGAATTAGTGGAAGATATTTATAAAATAACATTAAACTTTCCAAAAGAAGAGCTTTTTGGTTTAACTTCTCAAATAAAAAGATCTGCAATTTCTATACCAAGCAATATTGCAGAAGGAGCAGCAAGACAAAGCAATAAAGAATTTATACAATTTTTATATATTGCTTTAGGTTCTTTATCTGAACTTGAAACTCAATTAATATTAGCTCAAAGGTTAAATTTTTTAGTAAATGAAAACAAAATTCTTAATAAAGCTTTAAGAATTAAAAAAATGATTAATGGTCTGATAAAATATCTTAAGGATAAAAATAATGAAAAATAA
- a CDS encoding UDP-glucose dehydrogenase family protein has translation MKLSIIGTGYVGLVTGACFAQMGNSVICVDIDEKKINNLKKGIIPIYEPGLEEIVKNNFKIGTLEFTTDIKYALKNSDIVFIAVGTPQGEDGSADLQYVLAVAKDIGKYMTHPLIVVDKSTVPVGTADKVRETIKKELEIRVENKELTEGEFKELMEFDVVSNPEFLKEGDAVNDFLKPDRVVIGADNEKSMEILKELYAPFTRSHERFIGMDVRSAELTKYAANAMLATKISFMNEMAKIAEAVGADINKVRVGIGSDSRIGYSFIYPGVGYGGSCFPKDVKALEKIAIDAGVEPKIIKAVEEVNKEQRIYFLNKILNRFKDIKNKTFAIWGLSFKPETDDMREAPSITIIKELIKRGAKIKAYDPKAMNEAKNFWLKDVKNIEYFDNKYDTLNNSNAMILVTEWKEFRSPDFFEMKKRLKNPIIFDGRNQYKKEKLNELGFEYYQIGVSS, from the coding sequence ATGAAATTAAGCATAATTGGCACTGGATATGTAGGACTTGTCACAGGAGCATGTTTTGCTCAGATGGGAAATAGCGTAATATGCGTTGATATAGATGAAAAAAAGATTAATAATCTAAAAAAAGGAATTATTCCTATATATGAACCAGGCCTTGAAGAGATAGTAAAAAACAATTTTAAAATAGGAACACTTGAATTTACAACAGATATAAAATATGCTTTAAAAAATAGCGATATTGTATTTATCGCTGTTGGGACACCTCAAGGAGAAGATGGTAGTGCAGATTTACAGTATGTTTTGGCTGTTGCAAAGGATATTGGAAAATATATGACTCATCCATTAATTGTTGTTGATAAATCAACTGTACCTGTAGGAACAGCTGATAAAGTAAGAGAGACTATCAAAAAAGAGCTCGAAATCAGGGTTGAAAATAAAGAGTTAACTGAGGGTGAATTTAAAGAGTTGATGGAATTTGATGTTGTTAGCAATCCTGAATTTTTAAAAGAGGGAGATGCTGTAAATGACTTTTTAAAACCTGATCGTGTTGTTATTGGAGCAGATAATGAAAAATCGATGGAAATTTTAAAAGAGTTATATGCTCCTTTTACAAGAAGTCATGAAAGATTTATAGGTATGGACGTAAGAAGTGCAGAACTTACTAAATATGCGGCAAATGCAATGCTTGCAACAAAAATATCTTTTATGAATGAGATGGCTAAAATTGCTGAAGCAGTTGGTGCTGATATAAATAAGGTAAGAGTTGGTATAGGAAGTGATAGCAGAATTGGATATAGCTTTATATATCCTGGAGTTGGATATGGTGGAAGCTGTTTTCCAAAAGATGTAAAAGCTCTTGAAAAAATTGCTATTGATGCAGGGGTAGAGCCAAAAATAATTAAAGCTGTAGAAGAAGTAAATAAAGAGCAAAGAATTTACTTTTTAAATAAAATCTTAAATCGTTTTAAAGATATAAAAAATAAAACCTTTGCTATTTGGGGGCTTAGTTTTAAACCTGAAACAGATGATATGAGAGAAGCTCCATCAATCACTATAATCAAAGAGCTAATAAAAAGAGGAGCAAAAATAAAAGCATATGATCCAAAAGCAATGAATGAGGCAAAAAATTTCTGGCTAAAAGATGTAAAAAATATTGAGTATTTTGATAACAAATATGATACTTTAAATAATAGCAATGCTATGATTTTGGTAACTGAGTGGAAAGAGTTTAGAAGTCCTGATTTTTTTGAAATGAAAAAAAGACTTAAAAATCCAATAATATTTGATGGAAGAAATCAATATAAAAAAGAAAAACTTAATGAGCTTGGATTTGAATATTATCAGATTGGAGTAAGCTCGTAA
- a CDS encoding lipid A biosynthesis lauroyl acyltransferase, protein MDRLYLILFKIFRFTVLNTPKPILFSILNFLAKTIYLFDISHRKIAKINLDFAFNDELSNEEKEKIVKKCYKNLIYNLADFAKNQGISKEDLRKKLEFKNEDILKDAIKNREKIILITAHYGNWELIPLAIGAFFAPMSVVGRALESKSIDKIVKKNREQFNIKLLDKKGAAKGMINALKNGRIVGLLVDQNTRTKEGILIDFFGKKARHTPSASLLARRFNAKIIPVFITTNDYEKYTITFYEPIICQKSQNSDEDIKNCTQAQADITEKVIRKKPDEWFWFHKRWKNQYEYIYSGIVK, encoded by the coding sequence TTGGATAGACTCTATTTAATTTTATTTAAAATTTTTAGATTTACTGTTTTAAATACTCCAAAACCTATACTTTTTTCTATCTTAAATTTTTTAGCAAAAACTATATATCTTTTTGATATTTCGCATAGAAAAATTGCAAAAATAAATCTTGATTTTGCATTTAATGATGAATTATCTAACGAAGAAAAAGAAAAAATAGTAAAAAAATGTTATAAAAATCTTATATATAATTTAGCAGATTTTGCAAAAAATCAGGGAATTTCAAAAGAGGATTTAAGGAAAAAACTAGAGTTTAAAAATGAAGATATTTTAAAAGATGCAATAAAAAATAGAGAAAAAATTATTCTAATTACAGCCCATTATGGAAACTGGGAATTGATTCCTTTAGCAATCGGAGCTTTTTTTGCACCTATGAGTGTTGTTGGGAGAGCTCTTGAATCAAAATCGATAGATAAAATTGTAAAAAAAAATAGAGAGCAATTTAATATAAAACTTTTAGATAAGAAAGGTGCTGCAAAGGGAATGATTAATGCTTTGAAAAATGGAAGAATTGTTGGACTTTTAGTTGATCAAAACACAAGAACAAAAGAGGGAATTTTAATAGATTTTTTTGGTAAAAAAGCTCGTCATACACCAAGTGCATCTTTGCTTGCAAGAAGATTTAATGCTAAAATTATACCCGTTTTTATTACAACTAATGATTATGAAAAATATACAATAACCTTTTATGAGCCAATAATTTGCCAAAAGAGTCAAAATAGTGATGAAGATATTAAAAATTGCACTCAAGCTCAAGCAGATATTACTGAAAAGGTAATTAGAAAAAAACCTGATGAGTGGTTTTGGTTTCATAAAAGATGGAAAAATCAATATGAATATATTTATAGCGGGATAGTTAAATAG
- the waaC gene encoding lipopolysaccharide heptosyltransferase I, which produces MNIAIVRLSALGDIVHSMIVLQFIKKHLPDAKITWITQKNFEDILKNNPDVDKIVSVDLKQIKKNFSIKEVKKLINKLQNLGDFDYVLDIQGLIKSAIISKFLGKNRYGLEVGCAKESLATIFYKKKIIIPCEKNVIYRNLDFVSKVFNFTYNDEEILNKKSYLFYDKNREYSKIDNLLKEKNILIVPGSSKTNKNYPAQNFIDLINNLKENVLLLWGNEEEKDKAIYISKYTKATVLPRLTLNDLKYLISKMDLVIGGDTGPVHMAWAMNKPSIVLFGYTPVSLMYQTKINKAIKSPSIANLCRFDKSDDSIKDIKIEKILKIKKELIG; this is translated from the coding sequence ATGAATATTGCAATAGTTAGACTTAGTGCTTTAGGTGATATAGTTCATTCTATGATTGTTTTACAATTTATTAAGAAACATTTACCAGATGCAAAAATAACATGGATAACACAAAAAAATTTTGAAGATATTTTAAAGAACAATCCAGATGTTGATAAAATCGTATCTGTTGATTTGAAACAAATTAAAAAAAACTTTTCTATAAAAGAAGTAAAAAAACTAATAAACAAATTACAAAATCTAGGCGATTTTGATTATGTTTTAGATATTCAAGGATTAATAAAATCAGCAATAATTTCTAAATTTCTTGGCAAAAATAGATATGGCCTTGAGGTTGGATGTGCAAAAGAGTCTTTAGCAACTATATTCTATAAGAAAAAAATTATAATTCCTTGTGAAAAAAATGTCATTTATAGAAATTTAGATTTTGTATCTAAAGTTTTTAATTTTACATATAATGATGAAGAGATTTTAAATAAGAAAAGTTATCTTTTTTATGATAAAAATAGAGAATATTCAAAAATAGATAATCTTTTAAAAGAAAAAAATATTTTAATTGTGCCAGGTTCTAGCAAAACAAACAAAAACTACCCAGCACAAAATTTTATAGATCTTATAAATAATCTCAAAGAAAATGTATTGCTTTTATGGGGTAATGAAGAGGAAAAAGATAAAGCTATATATATTTCAAAATATACAAAAGCAACTGTTTTGCCAAGACTAACTTTAAATGATTTAAAATATCTCATTTCAAAAATGGATTTAGTTATTGGTGGAGACACAGGGCCAGTGCATATGGCATGGGCAATGAATAAACCATCAATAGTACTTTTTGGATATACACCAGTTAGTTTAATGTATCAAACAAAAATAAATAAAGCTATAAAATCACCCTCTATTGCAAATCTTTGTAGATTTGATAAAAGTGATGATTCTATAAAAGATATTAAAATTGAAAAAATATTAAAAATAAAAAAGGAATTAATTGGATAG
- a CDS encoding 3'-5' exonuclease, translating into MVCVFDCETIPDSELIRKTYKFNEDLNDLNVSLKAIEEYEREKGTTFLPIPYHKVVAISAVIADDFGRFIKVSSIEGNNEKEMIEIFLKFIDKHNPKLISFNGRGFDIPMLFLRALKYNLSCPAYFEQDNAMLNKTKWENYRSRYSEQFHIDLLEVLGNFGAVRNINLDTVCLMAGIPGKFDVSGDMVMELYYKNEIEKIKEYCESDVLNTYFLYLKYELLKGNIIIEDYKSILKNVIDKLPQNKNYSEIFKKYIHEEIK; encoded by the coding sequence ATGGTTTGTGTTTTTGATTGTGAAACAATACCAGATAGTGAACTTATAAGAAAAACATATAAATTTAATGAAGATTTGAATGATTTAAATGTTAGTTTAAAGGCAATTGAAGAGTATGAAAGGGAAAAAGGAACAACTTTTCTTCCAATTCCTTACCATAAAGTTGTTGCAATTTCAGCAGTAATTGCAGATGATTTTGGAAGATTTATAAAAGTTAGCTCAATTGAAGGCAACAATGAAAAAGAGATGATTGAAATTTTTTTAAAATTCATAGATAAACATAATCCAAAACTTATAAGTTTTAACGGAAGAGGTTTTGATATTCCTATGCTTTTTTTAAGAGCTTTGAAATATAATCTTTCATGTCCCGCATATTTTGAACAGGATAATGCTATGTTAAATAAAACAAAATGGGAAAATTATAGATCAAGATATAGTGAACAGTTTCATATAGATCTATTAGAGGTTTTAGGCAATTTTGGAGCAGTTAGAAATATAAATCTTGATACTGTATGTTTAATGGCAGGCATACCTGGAAAATTTGATGTTAGTGGTGATATGGTAATGGAGTTATATTATAAAAATGAAATTGAAAAGATAAAAGAGTATTGTGAAAGCGATGTATTAAATACATATTTTTTATATTTAAAATATGAGCTTTTAAAAGGAAATATAATCATTGAAGATTATAAATCTATTTTAAAAAATGTTATTGATAAGCTTCCACAAAACAAAAACTACAGTGAAATATTTAAAAAATATATACATGAGGAAATAAAATGA
- a CDS encoding PDC sensor domain-containing protein: protein MIVREIEQYSEIRTKARAYLCYLLQRYIPNYMPEPSLDNIINALKILKKEIPHAEAFYILDKSGMQIIDAISNNPEYRRGKGINRSMRAYYYRAVKEKRCILTDPYPSLLTHELTVTASYPIYNDKKQLIYIICVDLSLSDALKIFHPTSIDSIFGNFSKISYFLFTFALLIVAVLLFFKGVMSVLVYGFHFQNLDIKEIFESTILITLSLAIFDLVKTLFEEEVLGHHKRRETSDIHKTMIRFLGSIVIALSIEALMLVFKFAIIGPEKIIYAVYLVGAVTLLLFGLSFYLKAVKGYEEE from the coding sequence ATGATTGTAAGAGAGATAGAACAATATTCTGAAATAAGAACAAAAGCAAGGGCTTATCTTTGTTATCTTTTGCAAAGATATATACCAAATTATATGCCAGAACCATCTCTTGATAATATAATTAATGCTTTAAAAATATTAAAAAAAGAGATTCCTCATGCTGAAGCTTTTTATATACTTGATAAATCTGGTATGCAGATAATCGATGCAATTTCTAATAATCCAGAATATAGACGAGGAAAGGGTATTAATAGAAGTATGAGAGCATACTATTATAGAGCTGTTAAAGAGAAGAGATGTATTTTGACTGATCCTTATCCATCTCTTTTAACTCATGAATTAACAGTTACTGCTTCATATCCAATTTATAATGACAAAAAACAACTTATTTATATTATATGTGTAGATTTATCATTAAGTGATGCTTTGAAAATATTTCATCCAACCTCAATTGACTCAATTTTTGGTAATTTTTCTAAAATTTCATATTTTCTTTTTACATTTGCACTTCTTATAGTTGCAGTGTTACTTTTTTTTAAAGGAGTCATGAGTGTTTTAGTTTATGGTTTTCATTTCCAAAATCTCGATATAAAAGAGATATTTGAATCAACAATTTTAATAACTCTGTCTTTGGCAATTTTTGATCTTGTTAAAACTCTGTTTGAAGAGGAAGTTTTAGGTCATCATAAAAGAAGAGAGACTAGCGATATTCATAAAACCATGATAAGGTTTTTAGGTTCTATTGTAATTGCATTATCAATCGAAGCATTGATGTTAGTTTTCAAGTTTGCTATAATCGGCCCTGAAAAAATCATATATGCAGTATATCTTGTTGGAGCGGTAACACTGCTTCTATTTGGATTATCTTTTTATTTAAAAGCGGTGAAGGGATATGAAGAAGAGTAA
- the hisH gene encoding imidazole glycerol phosphate synthase subunit HisH, producing MKVAIVDYNMGNLASVKNALIKIGAKAEIIQKADKLKNFDKLILPGVGAFGDAVKHLKEFGLDEAILDFAKSGKPILGICLGMQLLFDKSYEFGEHYGLGLIPGEVVPFDKTKFDHRLKVPHMGWNELFVKKETPLFKDLPKAFYLYFVHSYHAVTIDEYVIGTTIYGYEFVSAVQRDNIFGLQPHPEKSHNNGLKILKNFVEL from the coding sequence ATGAAAGTAGCGATAGTTGATTATAATATGGGCAATCTTGCAAGTGTTAAAAATGCTCTTATAAAAATTGGGGCTAAAGCAGAAATTATTCAAAAAGCAGATAAATTAAAAAATTTTGACAAATTAATTTTACCAGGTGTAGGTGCTTTTGGCGATGCAGTAAAACATCTAAAAGAGTTTGGGTTAGATGAAGCTATTTTAGATTTTGCTAAGAGTGGAAAACCTATTCTTGGAATATGTCTTGGTATGCAACTATTATTTGATAAAAGTTATGAATTTGGTGAGCATTATGGGCTTGGACTTATCCCAGGAGAGGTTGTTCCTTTTGATAAAACTAAATTTGACCATAGACTAAAAGTTCCTCATATGGGATGGAATGAATTATTTGTAAAAAAAGAGACTCCACTTTTTAAAGATTTACCAAAAGCTTTTTATCTATATTTTGTACATAGCTATCATGCAGTAACAATTGATGAATATGTAATTGGAACTACAATATATGGATATGAGTTTGTAAGTGCAGTGCAAAGAGATAATATTTTTGGATTACAGCCTCATCCAGAAAAATCACATAATAATGGACTTAAAATATTGAAAAATTTTGTGGAGTTGTAA
- the hisA gene encoding 1-(5-phosphoribosyl)-5-[(5-phosphoribosylamino)methylideneamino]imidazole-4-carboxamide isomerase has protein sequence MIIYPAIDIKDGKAVRLTKGLMDSAKIYSNEPWELAKKFESLGAKWLHLVDLNGAFAGEPKNLEAIKKIREKSKLHMQLGGGIRDEETIKRYLDLGIDRVILGSIAAKNPEFVKDMAKKYRIVVGIDAIDGYVAVEGWAKTSTMKATELAKEYAKSGVEAIICTDVSRDGTLSGVNIDFTVSIAKASGIDTIASGGVRDINDIKALLDTKIVAGVIVGKAFYEGTLDLKEAFALVE, from the coding sequence ATGATAATATATCCAGCAATAGATATTAAAGATGGAAAAGCAGTTAGGCTTACAAAAGGGCTTATGGATAGTGCCAAAATATATAGTAATGAGCCTTGGGAATTAGCAAAAAAATTTGAAAGTCTTGGTGCAAAATGGCTACATCTTGTAGATTTAAATGGTGCATTTGCAGGGGAGCCAAAAAATTTAGAAGCAATTAAAAAGATTAGAGAAAAATCTAAATTGCATATGCAGCTTGGGGGCGGCATTAGAGATGAAGAGACAATAAAAAGATATTTAGATTTAGGTATAGATAGAGTGATTTTAGGCTCTATTGCAGCTAAAAACCCCGAATTTGTTAAAGATATGGCAAAAAAATATAGAATAGTTGTAGGTATAGATGCTATTGATGGATATGTAGCAGTGGAAGGTTGGGCTAAAACTTCAACAATGAAAGCAACAGAGCTTGCCAAAGAGTATGCAAAAAGTGGAGTAGAAGCTATAATTTGCACAGATGTATCAAGAGATGGAACACTAAGTGGAGTGAATATCGATTTTACAGTATCAATTGCAAAAGCAAGTGGTATCGATACAATTGCAAGTGGTGGTGTAAGAGATATAAATGATATAAAAGCTTTGCTTGATACAAAAATTGTTGCTGGTGTGATAGTAGGCAAGGCCTTTTATGAAGGAACATTGGATTTGAAAGAAGCGTTTGCATTAGTGGAATAG
- a CDS encoding 50S ribosomal protein L11 methyltransferase yields MKEFYYEVVITPSSHKDEIESFLMDHFYNGIEENGNSLILRSEEPLDEIILKTKEYVKNLSNIFSENIDIDIKIEKKKNIDWIEEYKKSITPVEVGNFYIHPSWYEPKKGKIDIVIDPALAFGSGHHPSTLNCLKLIDEIVKKGDEVLDVGTGSGILAIAAAKKGAVVDICDTDELAIKEAEKNFKLNKTEFNKAWVGSAVNLQKKYDIVIANIVADVLVFLAKDLKNALKDGGFLILSGIVDKYLQNVLEKYKDLDLIKKIEKDEWITLLFKKR; encoded by the coding sequence TTGAAAGAGTTTTATTATGAAGTGGTTATTACTCCGTCTTCTCATAAAGATGAAATTGAAAGTTTTTTGATGGATCATTTTTATAATGGAATTGAAGAAAATGGAAATTCTTTAATTTTAAGAAGTGAAGAGCCTTTGGATGAAATTATCCTAAAAACAAAAGAGTATGTAAAAAATTTATCTAATATTTTTAGTGAAAATATTGATATTGATATCAAAATTGAGAAGAAAAAAAATATAGATTGGATTGAAGAGTATAAAAAAAGTATAACTCCTGTTGAAGTAGGAAATTTTTATATTCATCCAAGTTGGTATGAACCAAAAAAAGGAAAAATTGATATAGTAATTGATCCAGCTCTTGCTTTTGGTTCAGGTCATCATCCAAGTACACTTAATTGCCTTAAATTAATTGATGAGATTGTAAAAAAAGGTGATGAGGTGTTAGATGTTGGAACTGGAAGCGGGATTTTAGCAATAGCAGCAGCTAAAAAAGGTGCAGTTGTTGATATTTGCGATACAGATGAATTAGCTATCAAAGAAGCAGAAAAAAATTTTAAATTAAATAAAACTGAATTTAACAAAGCTTGGGTTGGAAGTGCAGTCAATCTTCAAAAAAAGTATGATATAGTTATAGCCAACATTGTAGCAGATGTTTTAGTTTTTTTAGCAAAAGATTTAAAAAATGCCTTAAAAGATGGAGGTTTTTTGATACTTTCTGGTATAGTTGACAAATATCTGCAAAATGTGTTAGAAAAATATAAAGATTTAGATCTTATTAAAAAAATTGAAAAGGATGAATGGATAACATTATTGTTTAAAAAAAGGTAG
- the ftsH gene encoding ATP-dependent zinc metalloprotease FtsH — MAKKRPEKKNDNFFNKNPLITFAIFSIIIILLFKSLLGPTGGGMGEGAVTHMAGAPIQKTKEISYSELKNLIKKGQVKYVAIGQRTIKAIAQENGYKIIYFANRVPEDTTLIPLLEANGVDYGGYSESNWLSEVLFGWVIPIFIFFAIWMFLASRMQKSVGGGILGMGSAKKLINSEKPNVKFSDVAGVEEAKEEVKEIVDFLKHPDRYVRLGAKIPKGVLLVGPPGTGKTLLAKAVAGEANVPFFAVSGSSFIEMFVGVGAARVRDLFEQAKKEAPAIIFIDEIDAIGKSRAATGPVGGNDEREQTLNQLLAEMDGFDSAKYPIIVLAATNRPEVLDPALLRPGRFDRTVVVDKPDFEGRLAILKVHVRHIKMAKDVDLKEIAKLTAGLAGADLANIVNEAALLAGRKNKTEVEQEDFLEAVERAIAGLEKKSRRISPKEKKIVAYHESGHALIAETTPGARKVTKVSIIPRGLAALGYTLNAPEENKYLMQKHELVAEVDVLLGGRAAEEIFIGEISTGAANDLERATDIVKSMVMMYGMSEVAGLMVLEKQKSLFLGGGFAQAKEYSEKMAEEVDEFIKNFLNQRYEHVKNRLKEYSEAIEEMVKELFEKEVLEGKRVREIIKEFEEKHGIKSKLVQEDEDLEEAKNRAKAEHEKKEKESKELNNEEPTKE; from the coding sequence ATGGCAAAAAAGAGACCAGAAAAGAAAAATGATAATTTTTTTAATAAAAATCCTTTAATAACATTTGCGATTTTTTCAATTATCATAATTTTACTTTTTAAATCTTTGCTTGGGCCTACTGGCGGAGGAATGGGAGAGGGTGCTGTAACTCATATGGCAGGTGCTCCTATTCAAAAAACTAAAGAGATAAGTTATTCTGAATTGAAAAATCTCATAAAAAAAGGCCAAGTAAAATATGTAGCAATAGGCCAGAGAACAATTAAAGCTATTGCCCAAGAAAATGGATATAAAATTATCTATTTTGCAAATAGAGTACCAGAAGATACAACACTTATACCACTTTTAGAAGCTAATGGTGTTGATTATGGTGGATATAGTGAAAGTAACTGGCTTAGTGAAGTACTATTTGGATGGGTTATCCCAATATTTATATTTTTTGCAATATGGATGTTTTTAGCCAGCCGAATGCAAAAGAGTGTTGGTGGTGGAATACTTGGAATGGGTAGTGCTAAAAAACTAATAAATAGTGAAAAGCCAAATGTAAAATTTAGTGATGTTGCTGGTGTTGAAGAGGCGAAAGAAGAGGTTAAAGAGATAGTAGACTTTCTAAAACATCCAGATAGATATGTAAGACTTGGTGCAAAAATTCCAAAAGGTGTACTTCTTGTAGGACCTCCTGGAACAGGTAAAACTCTTCTTGCTAAAGCAGTTGCAGGTGAAGCTAATGTTCCGTTTTTTGCAGTAAGTGGGTCAAGTTTTATTGAGATGTTTGTTGGTGTTGGTGCTGCAAGGGTTAGAGATCTTTTTGAACAGGCAAAAAAAGAGGCGCCTGCTATTATTTTTATTGATGAGATTGATGCTATTGGTAAAAGTAGAGCAGCAACCGGGCCAGTAGGTGGAAATGATGAAAGAGAGCAGACTTTAAATCAGCTTTTAGCTGAGATGGATGGATTTGATAGTGCAAAATATCCTATTATTGTTTTAGCTGCTACAAATAGACCAGAAGTATTAGATCCAGCTCTTTTAAGACCTGGCAGATTTGATAGAACAGTTGTTGTTGATAAGCCAGATTTCGAAGGTAGACTTGCAATATTAAAAGTTCATGTAAGACATATAAAAATGGCAAAAGATGTTGATTTAAAAGAGATTGCAAAATTAACGGCTGGTCTTGCAGGTGCAGACCTTGCAAATATTGTAAATGAAGCTGCGCTTTTAGCAGGTAGAAAAAATAAAACAGAAGTTGAACAAGAGGACTTTTTAGAAGCAGTAGAAAGAGCTATAGCTGGACTTGAGAAAAAAAGTAGAAGAATCTCTCCAAAAGAGAAAAAAATTGTTGCTTATCATGAAAGTGGCCATGCATTGATTGCTGAGACTACACCAGGAGCTAGAAAAGTAACAAAAGTTTCAATTATTCCAAGAGGTTTAGCGGCACTTGGATATACATTAAATGCACCAGAAGAGAATAAATATCTAATGCAAAAGCATGAACTTGTTGCTGAAGTTGATGTATTGCTTGGAGGAAGGGCAGCAGAAGAGATTTTTATTGGTGAAATAAGTACAGGTGCTGCAAATGATCTAGAGCGAGCAACAGATATTGTAAAATCTATGGTAATGATGTATGGTATGAGCGAAGTAGCTGGACTTATGGTTTTAGAAAAACAAAAAAGCCTATTTTTAGGTGGCGGATTTGCTCAAGCAAAAGAGTATAGTGAAAAAATGGCTGAAGAAGTTGATGAGTTTATAAAAAATTTCCTAAACCAAAGATATGAACATGTAAAAAATAGATTAAAAGAGTATAGTGAAGCAATAGAAGAGATGGTAAAAGAGCTTTTTGAAAAAGAGGTATTAGAGGGTAAAAGAGTTAGAGAGATTATAAAAGAGTTTGAAGAAAAACATGGAATAAAATCAAAACTTGTTCAGGAAGATGAAGATTTAGAAGAGGCTAAAAATAGAGCAAAAGCGGAACATGAGAAAAAAGAAAAAGAATCTAAAGAGTTAAACAATGAAGAGCCTACTAAGGAGTAG
- a CDS encoding phosphatidylserine decarboxylase, whose translation MTKYLYEKGIRAVFISALFLLFFIFVIPSYFFGLLSFVVFLFLTYIYFVPQMKNQFIKKDAIYSPVDGKVLEIDENNNEKTIKIYSSLLDNSFIKMPISGKIKDIKKRHGAYLCLKSPKSKHLNEIFEIFLENEKIDVKISSITDYLGFFGFEIFKQKGLDSVATENIGFASNALFEITLPKNVEIKVTPGDQVVSGINAIALLKEEVE comes from the coding sequence TTGACAAAATATCTTTATGAAAAGGGAATAAGAGCAGTTTTTATTTCTGCTCTTTTTTTACTTTTTTTTATATTTGTAATTCCTTCATATTTTTTTGGTTTACTATCTTTTGTAGTTTTTTTGTTTTTGACATATATATATTTTGTTCCTCAAATGAAAAACCAATTTATAAAAAAAGATGCAATCTATTCTCCAGTTGATGGAAAAGTATTAGAAATAGATGAAAATAATAATGAAAAAACTATAAAAATATACTCTTCATTATTAGATAACTCTTTTATAAAGATGCCAATTTCAGGTAAAATCAAAGATATAAAAAAAAGACATGGAGCATATTTGTGTTTAAAATCTCCAAAGAGCAAACATCTTAATGAGATTTTTGAAATATTTTTAGAAAATGAAAAAATAGATGTAAAGATAAGTTCAATAACTGATTATTTAGGATTTTTCGGATTTGAGATATTTAAACAAAAAGGTTTAGATAGTGTAGCCACAGAAAATATAGGTTTTGCATCAAACGCACTTTTTGAAATAACTCTGCCAAAAAATGTAGAAATTAAAGTAACTCCTGGTGATCAAGTAGTAAGTGGGATAAATGCTATTGCACTCTTAAAGGAAGAAGTTGAATAA